The sequence ACCATCTTGCCATCTACAAATCCCGCCGAGCGAATGATCATCGTGAACCGCTTGAATTCGATTTCATTCATGAAGGTCATCACCCCTTGACGCAGGCTGGCAAATGAACGCTCGGCAATCTCGTCTTCAAACGTCCGGGTTTCAAAATTCCTTCCCGAGAGCAGGCTCACGAGGTCGGATAGCTTTGCACGGCCAAACTCCAGTCCAAAGGCCACCCGCAGCACGTCCACGTAGTCGGGGTCATAGAGGTCGTCGTTTTCGTTGCGCAGCCAAGTCATCTTCTTGAAATAGTCTGTCTTCGCAAACTCGGAGTCGTTGTCTTGCATCACTTGGAAAAACTCCGGGGCGACGGCCAAATGACAGAAGTAGTCGATGGCCTTGCGCAGGTCTTGGCCGCCGTATTCCTTGTTGGCTGCGATCTTGGACATGGCAAAATCCGCTTGGCTGAGCACGACCCCCTGCGAATTGATGCGAATAAAAATCTCCGTCACCGTCTCGATGTCGAGGTCTGCCGCCAACTCGATAAGGCCGATTTGTTTCTTGGCGAATGCAAAGAGGTTTTCCAAAGCCTTGACCACCCGCTCCTGATTGACCTCGGGATTGGCTGCGAGGTAGGCACTTGTGAAGGAAAATGCCGTCGCACGCCCAGCCAAAACCTCCGAAATGTCAGGGATCCACTCCTTGTTTTTCAGGATTGCCGGATTGGCCACCTCAAACTTCTCATGCACGGGGTTGAATGCAATCTTGATCTTGACCCGTTGATAGTCCTTGTTCACCACATATTCGCCGAGGATCGCCGCGCGCAGGGCCGTGACCCGCTGCTGCCCGTCGATCAGGATCTTTTTGCCTGCCGACGTGCTCCCATCCTTGAGCCGAATGTTCGGATTGCGCCAAGCAACAAGGTAACCCACCGGAAAACCTTGGTACAGCGAATCCATCAGGTCACGCACCTTGGTGGTGTTCCAAACAAAAGGCCGCTGAATCTCAGGGATGGCAATCTCACCGGATTGCACCCAGGCAAGCACGGTTTCGATCAGCTGTTGGTTGACGGAGTATTTTTGGAGTTCCATGGATCAGGGTATTAGCTTTTGGTAAAGATCAAATCTCAATTTCCCGAGAGAAAATTTTCCAATCTCGGATTCATTCGCTGGAATGCGATGTCGTCTTCTAATTTCAGACAAGTCATGGTCTGTAATGATCGAATTTTTGATGCCAGGTAGAATCGGGTCCTTTCGTGATCTGCTTTGGGCCATTTGCGCAAATTCTTCATGAACCTGCTCTGCTTCATGGATATAATATTGATAGAGCTCTTCGAGACGATATAGACGAATCGTTTTCTTTGTGCGTTCCAAGTGAGCCTCCGTAATACAGAGGAGGTCAATCCTTTCAACCTGCGGCAGAAATAACCTTGAATCTGGGACTGTGTCAAACTCTGCCAACTGGTGAAAACTATCGGCATAAGGATGCAGGTGCGTGGAATATCCAACATTTGCATTACCCTTGAGACGTTGGTTGCAGACGAGGCAACTTGGGACAAGGTTGAAAAACGACATCGAAAACCATGGATGGGTACTTTTTTTATAGAAGTGGTCAATCTCAAAGAGGATAAGCTTCGTTGTTGAGGATGTTTTATTGGATACCTCTGCAAAAAGGTTGATGTTGCAATATGGGCACGTTTTGAAGTCTAGTTCATCCAAGAACCACTTCCTCCCAATTATTTGGTTGAAAGATTTATAGCCGAAGATGGTCTCTAATGCTTTCTTCCACCTCTTGGAGGCATCACTCTTTCCATCAAGTTGTTGTACATTGAGGGAAGCGGCGATCATTAATATTTCCTGATGCTTTGAATCAAATTGGTCTGGCCGGAGGGTAATCAACTGATCAAGGTTCGCAAAGTCATTTTCCACGAAATAGGATAGAAAATTCTTTTCCTTGTCGCTGAGACCCGATGGCATGGCCAAAA comes from Bacteroidota bacterium and encodes:
- a CDS encoding DUF262 domain-containing protein, whose amino-acid sequence is MELQKYSVNQQLIETVLAWVQSGEIAIPEIQRPFVWNTTKVRDLMDSLYQGFPVGYLVAWRNPNIRLKDGSTSAGKKILIDGQQRVTALRAAILGEYVVNKDYQRVKIKIAFNPVHEKFEVANPAILKNKEWIPDISEVLAGRATAFSFTSAYLAANPEVNQERVVKALENLFAFAKKQIGLIELAADLDIETVTEIFIRINSQGVVLSQADFAMSKIAANKEYGGQDLRKAIDYFCHLAVAPEFFQVMQDNDSEFAKTDYFKKMTWLRNENDDLYDPDYVDVLRVAFGLEFGRAKLSDLVSLLSGRNFETRTFEDEIAERSFASLRQGVMTFMNEIEFKRFTMIIRSAGFVDGKMVRSKNAMNFAYMLYLILRRKGENPALIEKYVRRWFVMMLLTGRSSGSFESQFNSDIQQLTEKDFGDFLAETESAVLSDAFWDVALVQSLESNGLAGPYFQVYLAAQAKAMDKGFLSADITVGDLIQQRGDIHHFFPKGYLMKFGLTKGKYNQIANYVIMQQEINIKLGNKPPKDYFEVLHRQIDQQSRDFGGILTTADLLTNLEMNCLPPIGMEGTVENYEAFLEQRRKLMAAKIRDYYFRL